Proteins encoded in a region of the Mercenaria mercenaria strain notata chromosome 1, MADL_Memer_1, whole genome shotgun sequence genome:
- the LOC128546934 gene encoding uncharacterized protein LOC128546934 yields MDHCVCPILWYLLLYWMDHSVCPMLWYLLLYWMDHCVCPMLWYLLLYWMDHSVCPMLWYLLLFWMDHCVCPILWYLLLYWMDHSVCPMFIWYMLLYWMDHCVCPMLWYLLLYWMDHSVCPVLWYLLLYWMDHCVCPMLWYLLLYWMDHSVCPVLWYLLLYWMDHCVCPMLWYLLLYWMDHCVCPMLWYLLLYWMDHCVCPMLWYLLLYWMDHCVCPMLWYLLLYWMDHCVCPMLWYLLLYWMDHSVCPMLWYLLLFWMDHFVCPMLWYLLLYWMDHSVCPILWYLLLYWMDHCVCPMLWKLLLYWMDHSVCPMLLCLPPHSGVGDILIYSSLCVCVCVSVCLSVCLSQSLSAL; encoded by the coding sequence ATGGACCATTGCGTCTGTCCTATATTATGGTACCTGCTCCTTTACTGGATGGATCATTCTGTCTGTCCTATGTTATGGTACCTGCTCCTTTACTGGATGGACCATTGTGTCTGTCCTATGTTATGGTACCTGCTTCTTTACTGGATGGATCATTCTGTCTGTCCTATGTTATGGTACCTGCTTCTTTTCTGGATGGACCATTGCGTCTGTCCTATATTATGGTACCTGCTCCTTTACTGGATGGATCATTCTGTCTGTCCTATGTTTATATGGTACATGCTTCTTTACTGGATGGACCATTGTGTCTGTCCTATGTTATGGTACCTGCTTCTTTACTGGATGGATCATTCTGTCTGTCCTGTGTTATGGTACCTGCTTCTTTACTGGATGGACCATTGCGTCTGTCCTATGTTATGGTACCTGCTTCTTTACTGGATGGATCATTCTGTCTGTCCTGTGTTATGGTACCTGCTTCTTTACTGGATGGACCATTGCGTCTGTCCTATGTTATGGTACCTGCTCCTTTACTGGATGGACCATTGCGTCTGTCCTATGTTATGGTACCTGCTTCTTTACTGGATGGACCATTGCGTCTGTCCTATGTTATGGTACCTGCTTCTTTACTGGATGGACCATTGCGTCTGTCCTATGTTATGGTACCTGCTCCTTTACTGGATGGACCATTGCGTCTGTCCTATGTTATGGTACCTGCTTCTTTACTGGATGGATCATTCTGTCTGTCCTATGTTATGGTACCTGCTTCTTTTCTGGATGGACCATTTTGTCTGTCCTATGTTATGGTACCTGCTTCTTTACTGGATGGATCATTCTGTCTGTCCTATATTATGGTACCTGCTTCTTTACTGGATGGACCATTGTGTCTGTCCTATGTTATGGAAACTGCTTCTTTACTGGATGGATCATTCTGTCTGTCctatgttattatgtctcccaccacacagtggtgtaggagacatattgatttactccagtctgtgtgtgtgtgtgtgtgtgtctgtctgtctgtctgtctgtctgtcacaaagcttgtctgcactctaa